From Daucus carota subsp. sativus chromosome 6, DH1 v3.0, whole genome shotgun sequence, the proteins below share one genomic window:
- the LOC108226911 gene encoding uncharacterized protein LOC108226911 — MRGRLRIDGRVFGENPSWLEVPVEFWSKRLPAGSDAPVIPEPILAPGDETPKYGEDSRYFTIKVHYGGRFDDNLDSYVGGEIRYFDMCEVVDFRLIDMESMLTELGLVLGEFCLWFCIPDTELSKGIMPIVSDEEVESISVFTAYSRCLNIYTTDEPLDEVVGDGWDNFSLTQLAEDQRIERIEEMREEVGYVGEPAGGDKGVNPSKKKEEELSWEGDSSNLDSSDSEVEKVPPKRRRIPPPNPPYRTRKRGRYSMLRGLFKNTEDTPVIITDEDGPPESQPSQVEEKHENSKSMKGKTVKKKTVARKKAKRGSEKQQSTEEKNVANEDAGNNEDHVANEDAETTKDDDHVAAGMLFANGAVFRAAVRKHAIVQQRPIRLKKNFKNIIKWVCSEGCQWRCYGIKQQRTENIQIKTLINRHTCNPTWVQKCINSTWIAKEYEDEIRLNPEWPTQAFHARVVNDLKCQVSLSMVYRALKKARDNILGNHEMEYAKIFAYANEIKRQMPSSTVKIMTEQAEEGGTCTRFKRFYVCLGPLKEGFLDGCRPIIGLDGCHLKGPLGGILLTAVGTDPNDGMYPICWAQVEAENNDSWEWFIRLLKEDLHMENPGSYTFICDRQKGLVRALETEVPEAEHRFCVMHLYKNLWKEHKGIGVRRLLWSAARSTTPYHFNQNMEALKKLAPRAYDWLAAKPKSQWSRSAFRDICKSDMFVNNNCEVFNNAINKFRGMGIVTMFIGIQNTCMERICKRLTKMDKRDTIFCTKPLKKLHKSMELAANARPTWNGGHKFLVTMSDGGHQIVVDLQNRSCACKKWQLTGIPCFHSCSCIFFLKENPLDYMHECHKKEYYLRVYGHILEPLNGEEFWEETFETPILPPKTRTAPGRPKKKRDKKSDIVQTRENNPSMLKRTGTSLKCSYCSEWGHNARTCQTKKIDEEKKRKEDGGEEGAGSSRAANIKKCSVCQQEGHNKKTCTAKEAGTSVAEKKTDPNQAGSTANKRKDSKAVVQPPAEASKQPTAANKVQRTAEVVNTTSHGGIFRKFKPPAQSSSRQCLGVEPIPGQKYTSLKNLQDAGKKKQKELLKKN; from the exons ATGAGAGGTAGATTGAGGATAGATGGTCGCGTTTTTGGAGAGAACCCTAGCTGGCTTGAAGTTCCAGTTGAGTTCTGGAGCAAGCGACTGCCCGCTGGTAGTGATGCGCCGGTGATTCCAGAGCCTATTCTTGCTCCTGGCGACGAAACCCCAAAATATGGAG AGGATTCAAGATATTTTACTATTAAAGTGCATTATGGTGGGAGGTTTGATGACAATCTTGATAGTTATGTTGGAGGTGAAATTAGGTATTTTGATATGTGTGAAGTTGTGGATTTTCGTCTAATTGATATGGAGTCTATGCTGACAGAGCTGGGGTTAGTGTTAGGAGAATTTTGCCTTTGGTTTTGTATTCCTGATACAGAGTTGTCGAAGGGGATTATGCCAATTGTCAGTGATGAGGAAGTGGAATCAATTAGTGTTTTCACTGCATATTCTAGATGCTTGAACATATATACCACAGATGAGCCACTTGATGAAGTTGTAGGTGATGGTTGGGATAACTTTTCATTAACTCAATTAGCCGAGGATCAAAGGATTGAGAGGATAGAAGAAATGAGAGAGGAGGTAGGATATGTAGGTGAGCCTGCTGGTGGGGATAAAGGGGTAAATCCATctaagaaaaaagaagaagagctGAGTTGGGAAGGTGACTCTTCAAACCTGGATTCTAGTGACAGTGAAGTAGAGAAAGTCCCACCAAAAAGGAGGAGAATACCCCCACCTAATCCACCCTACAGGACAAGGAAAAGAGGAAGATATTCAATGTTGAGG GGACTGTTCAAAAATACAGAGGACACTCCAGTCATCATTACTGATGAGGATGGTCCTCCTGAAAGCCAACCAAGTCAGGTTGAAGAAAAACATGAGAATTCAAAGTCAATGAAAGGGAAGACAGTGAAGAAGAAGACAGTGGCAAGGAAAAAAGCTAAGAGAGGCAGTGAAAAACAACAGAGCACTGAAGAAAAAAATGTGGCTAATGAAGATGCTGGAAACAATGAAGATCATGTGGCTAATGAAGATGCTGAAACCACTAAAGATGATGATCATGTGGCTGCAGGCATGCTTTTTGCAAATGGAGCAGTATTCAGAGCTGCAGTGAGGAAACATGCCATAGTCCAACAAAGGCCTATCCGGTTGAAGaagaattttaaaaacattataaaatggGTTTGCAGTGAGGGTTGTCAATGGAGGTGCTATGGTATCAAGCAGCAAAGGACAGAGAACATACAAATTAAGACACTGATTAACAGACATACTTGCAATCCTACATGGGTGCAGAAATGTATTAATTCCACCTGGATTGCAAAGGAATATGAGGACGAAATCCGATTGAACCCAGAATGGCCAACACAAGCATTTCATGCCAGAGTTGTTAATGACTTGAAATGTCAAGTTTCATTGTCTATGGTGTACAGAGCACTGAAGAAGGCTAGGGATAATATCCTTGGAAATCATGAGATGGAGTATGCAAAAATCTTTGCATATGCAAATGAAATCAAAAGACAAATGCCATCCTCCACAGTGAAGATTATGACTGAGCAAGCTGAAGAAGGTGGAACCTGTACAAGGTTTAAAAGATTCTATGTTTGCCTAGGTCCACTAAAGGAAGGGTTCTTAGATGGCTGCAGACCAATCATTGGATTAGATGGATGCCATTTAAAGGGTCCGTTAGGAGGAATTTTGCTGACTGCTGTTGGTACAGACCCGAATGATGGGATGTATCCAATTTGTTGGGCCCAGGTTGAAGCAGAAAACAACGATAGCTGGGAATGGTTTATCAGATTGCTTAAAGAGGACCTTCACATGGAGAATCCAGGATCTTACACCTTCATCTGTGATAGACAGAAGGGTTTAGTTAGGGCTCTTGAAACTGAGGTCCCTGAAGCAGAGCATCGCTTTTGCGTAATGCATCTCTACAAGAATCTGTGGAAAGAACATAAAGGAATTGGAGTTAGAAGGCTCCTCTGGTCTGCTGCTAGGTCAACAACCCCTTACCATTTCAACCAAAATATGGAGGCTCTTAAGAAg TTAGCACCAAGGGCTTACGACTGGTTAGCAGCCAAGCCAAAGTCACAGTGGAGTAGATCAGCTTTTAGAGATATTTGCAAGAGTGACATGTTCGTTAATAACAACTGTGAAGTTTTCAACAATGCAATCAACAAGTTTAGAGGTATGGGGATTGTTACAATGTTCATTGGAATTCAAAATACATGTATGGAGAGGATCTGCAAGAGGCTGACAAAAATGGACAAGAGGGACACTATCTTCTGCACAAAACCTCTTAAGAAGTTGCACAA ATCTATGGAATTGGCTGCAAATGCAAGGCCAACTTGGAATGGAGGCCACAAATTTCTTGTGACCATGAGTGATGGAGGCCATCAAATTGTGGTGGACCTGCAGAATCGATCCTGTGCTTGTAAAAAGTGGCAATTAACAGGTATTCCATGTTTTCACTCATGTTCATGcatattctttttaaaagaaaatccaCTGGACTATATGCATGAATGCCACAAGAAAGAATACTATCTGAGGGTATACGGCCACATTCTTGAACCTTTAAATGGGGAGGAATTTTGGGAGGAAACATTTGAAACTCCAATATTACCTCCAAAAACAAGAACAGCTCCTGGTAGGCCGAAAAAGAAGCGAGACAAAAAATCTGATATAGTTCAGACAAGGGAGAACAACCCAAGTATGCTCAAGAGGACTGGAACCTCTCTCAAATGCAGTTATTGCTCAGAATGGGGGCACAATGCAAGAACTTGCCAGACAAAG AAAATTGATGAAGAAAAGAAGAGGAAAGAAGATGGGGGAGAGGAAGGAGCTGGATCCTCAAGGGCTGCTAACATTAAAAAGTGCAGTGTATGCCAACAAGAGGGgcataataaaaaaacatgcaCTGCTAAAGAAGCTGGAACCTCAGTTGCAGAAAAG AAAACAGATCCAAACCAAGCTGGGAGCACtgcaaacaaaagaaaagactCCAAAGCTGTAGTACAACCACCAGCAGAGGCATCAAAACAACCAACTGCCGCCAACAAAGTCCAGAGAACAGCTGAGGTTGTAAATACAACCAGTCATGGAGGGATCTTCAGAAAATTTAAGCCACCAGCTCAGTCATCTTCTAGACAGTGCTTGGGAGTTGAGCCAATACCAGGGCAGAAGTACACATCTTTAAAGAATTTGCAAGATGCTGGTAAGAAGAAGCAGAAGGAATTGCTGAAGAAAAACTAG